From Schaalia sp. ZJ405, one genomic window encodes:
- a CDS encoding homing endonuclease associated repeat-containing protein gives MSESAESREFREAVELLDDIRSGRVFVLTVPAHVRTMFAAFVSGASLESLAHERGMSVEQVREMLEDALEYSLEQVIHARSIEKMMNREKERRNTEQRVLEWSHTHEGVSLKHAVSDLGMSLDEIKRYLGDRRFFHLEGTRRSAPSSAIKMTERAHPRVPAKKKAATWRQPKKRRQHQTPSPDAKESEPRREKPASAAEHQERHLRPFDLDVDKELTAVSNAEHSRTRRRMMRAMRSEHTTLGPGEILRGILSRMAVFPECSPRVRRLLDEYLNGTSIIEIGRTWNLPPATVREILSRATPFTLDDIRRARDFAQKYDAATKRKQLRQRVLEWSETHVGIPLSQAESDLDLDIDDIENFIGWRAVFHKLWVDSSGNRYGSDDLVKLLTPFTAFFQARELLDRVRSGGAIAENQPEDVHEMLIAYADGAALDTLSRDKGKDPEQIRALLGKASPYFLEEIRCAHLIENVMYSEYVHRSEDLRSEEHSKKLTQSPNDRGKDEAGSGIASVPARKRNEDRELCASWPALADGRRFSDDELHEIAAPFAAFLEVRDVLHGIRSGEAISLGVSALHRQMLVAYSEGQTLESLGEQRGITRERVRQILTKASPYPLREIRHARTLEAQMYAECVHRIEKYRVIEWSQSHIGVPLTQAVSDLGIPLAQVRKHIGRRKYLHDHRKRMAGPLYDDEQLLDLLRTFHEETGSFSSDQFDRWSTARGGPTKQVVIIRFQKWSQALRRAGLNGGKQYHRIRLYTDEDCWAALVEFIRSGPERITFDNFAMWLQDQPLLPSAALIRNRIREPWYDMLRTVVMINAGETEGMDPTWVQEVTRVRDWQAQRNQRKRTIDADSLIVRAYQDLGYPLTCARYNQWAKDRGEPVAALVMKHAQVTWNELLQRAGIPLSRHRNVYTRDDAVSAVTEYLVSGGDPRFEAYQAWARDKGRMRPDAISRIYGSWKLAIASIREGIAQNEKEASTLTR, from the coding sequence ATGAGTGAGAGCGCTGAAAGCCGAGAGTTTCGTGAAGCGGTGGAACTGCTCGACGATATTCGGTCGGGCCGCGTATTCGTTCTCACGGTTCCCGCGCATGTCCGCACGATGTTCGCCGCCTTCGTCAGCGGAGCGTCGCTCGAGTCCCTTGCGCACGAGCGGGGAATGAGTGTGGAGCAGGTGCGGGAGATGCTCGAGGACGCCTTGGAGTACTCACTCGAACAGGTGATCCATGCACGGTCGATCGAAAAGATGATGAACAGAGAGAAAGAGCGACGAAACACCGAACAACGCGTGCTCGAATGGTCACATACACATGAAGGGGTGTCGCTCAAGCACGCGGTGTCCGACCTGGGGATGAGTCTTGACGAGATCAAGCGGTATCTGGGAGATCGCCGCTTCTTTCATCTTGAGGGGACGCGCAGGAGCGCGCCGTCCTCGGCCATCAAAATGACGGAGCGCGCACACCCGCGGGTGCCTGCCAAAAAGAAAGCTGCTACGTGGCGACAGCCGAAGAAACGGCGGCAGCACCAGACACCCTCGCCGGATGCGAAAGAAAGCGAGCCGCGCAGAGAAAAGCCAGCGAGCGCCGCCGAGCACCAAGAACGTCACCTCCGGCCGTTCGACCTTGACGTGGATAAGGAACTGACGGCGGTGTCGAACGCCGAACACTCACGCACCCGACGTCGCATGATGCGCGCAATGAGGTCGGAGCATACGACGCTGGGGCCGGGGGAAATTCTTCGCGGGATTCTGTCGAGGATGGCGGTTTTTCCAGAATGCTCTCCCCGCGTTCGTCGACTGCTTGATGAATATCTCAACGGCACGTCGATCATCGAGATCGGTCGCACATGGAATCTGCCGCCGGCGACGGTCCGTGAAATCCTCAGCCGGGCCACCCCTTTTACTCTTGACGATATTCGGCGTGCACGAGACTTCGCCCAAAAATATGACGCAGCAACAAAGAGGAAACAATTGAGACAGCGAGTTCTTGAATGGTCGGAAACACACGTGGGAATTCCTCTGTCGCAGGCCGAATCAGACCTTGATCTCGACATTGACGACATCGAGAACTTTATTGGGTGGAGAGCTGTTTTCCACAAACTCTGGGTGGATTCATCGGGGAATCGATACGGCTCTGACGACCTCGTGAAATTGTTGACGCCATTCACGGCATTTTTCCAAGCACGGGAACTTCTTGACCGTGTTCGCTCTGGGGGAGCAATTGCCGAGAACCAGCCCGAGGATGTTCACGAGATGCTCATTGCCTACGCCGACGGTGCGGCGCTCGACACCTTGAGTCGAGACAAAGGAAAGGACCCTGAACAGATCCGAGCGCTCCTTGGGAAGGCATCGCCGTATTTCCTCGAAGAAATTCGATGCGCGCACCTCATTGAAAATGTCATGTACTCCGAATACGTCCATCGATCCGAGGACCTCAGATCTGAAGAACACAGCAAGAAACTTACCCAAAGCCCGAATGACCGTGGAAAAGACGAGGCCGGATCGGGGATCGCCTCTGTCCCTGCGCGCAAGCGCAATGAAGATCGGGAATTGTGCGCGTCGTGGCCGGCTTTGGCAGATGGGCGACGTTTCAGTGACGATGAGTTGCATGAGATTGCCGCTCCCTTTGCAGCATTCCTTGAGGTCAGAGATGTTCTTCACGGGATTCGTTCGGGTGAAGCCATCTCGCTTGGGGTGTCTGCGCTGCATCGTCAGATGCTTGTGGCCTACTCCGAAGGTCAGACCCTTGAATCACTGGGGGAACAGCGAGGGATCACTCGCGAGAGGGTCCGCCAAATTCTCACCAAGGCTTCCCCGTACCCCCTCAGAGAGATCAGACATGCTCGGACGCTTGAGGCGCAGATGTATGCCGAGTGCGTTCATCGAATTGAAAAGTACCGAGTGATCGAATGGTCGCAGTCGCACATCGGTGTCCCGCTCACACAGGCGGTGAGTGATCTCGGGATTCCCCTGGCGCAGGTGAGGAAACACATTGGACGTCGGAAGTATCTCCACGATCATCGAAAGAGAATGGCGGGCCCACTGTATGACGACGAACAGCTCCTCGACCTCCTGAGAACATTCCATGAGGAAACGGGGTCTTTCTCGTCGGATCAATTCGATCGATGGTCCACCGCTCGTGGTGGGCCAACCAAACAAGTCGTGATCATTCGTTTCCAGAAGTGGTCACAGGCGTTGCGTCGTGCCGGACTCAACGGAGGAAAGCAATATCACCGCATTCGCCTGTACACCGACGAGGACTGCTGGGCGGCCCTTGTCGAATTTATTCGCTCGGGTCCAGAACGCATCACCTTTGACAATTTCGCCATGTGGCTCCAGGATCAGCCCCTGCTTCCTTCGGCAGCGCTCATCCGGAATCGGATCCGCGAACCGTGGTATGACATGCTTCGAACCGTCGTGATGATCAACGCGGGTGAAACGGAAGGGATGGACCCCACGTGGGTGCAGGAAGTGACCCGAGTCCGTGACTGGCAGGCCCAAAGAAATCAGCGAAAACGCACGATTGATGCAGACAGCCTGATTGTCAGGGCCTATCAGGATCTCGGCTATCCGCTGACCTGTGCACGATACAACCAGTGGGCAAAGGACCGCGGGGAGCCGGTTGCGGCCTTGGTGATGAAACACGCGCAAGTCACGTGGAATGAACTCCTCCAACGGGCGGGTATTCCCTTGAGCCGTCACCGCAATGTCTATACGCGAGACGATGCCGTGAGCGCAGTGACCGAGTATCTGGTCAGCGGGGGTGACCCGCGGTTTGAGGCGTACCAGGCGTGGGCAAGAGACAAGGGGCGTATGAGGCCCGACGCGATTTCCCGCATCTATGGCAGCTGGAAGTTGGCTATCGCGTCAATTCGGGAAGGTATCGCGCAGAACGAGAAAGAAGCCTCCACGTTGACTCGCTAG
- the pheA gene encoding prephenate dehydratase yields the protein MRESSPSTHIPGPPPLGDRMKIAFLGPFGTFTEQAVHQVAPAGSTLVPMTSAPQALAAVRRGDADRAVVPIENSIEGGVNATLDSLSHGDPLVIVSEMVVSVVFQLAVRPGMRREDIRRIGTHPHAWAQCRNWVENTFPGAIHVPATSTAAAAELLSQGNTSFDAALCNSVSVDTYGLEALYTDVADNPGAVTRFVLVAQPGVLPPPTGADKTTIQVALPVNESGALLTLLEQFAVRGVDLSRIESRPSGDGLGNYTFSIDIVGHIAEERVQAALVGLHRYSPEVRFMGSYPRIDGIRANVLRGTRDEDFQRGRAWVAQLLHGGDGEHVDLSVPAPNWPLA from the coding sequence ATGCGTGAAAGCTCTCCATCCACTCACATTCCCGGACCACCCCCGCTGGGGGACCGCATGAAAATCGCGTTCCTCGGCCCCTTTGGAACTTTCACCGAACAGGCCGTACACCAAGTTGCCCCCGCAGGGTCAACTCTCGTGCCGATGACCTCAGCACCCCAGGCGCTCGCAGCTGTGAGGCGAGGTGACGCTGATCGTGCCGTCGTTCCCATTGAAAATTCCATCGAAGGAGGCGTGAACGCCACCCTCGATTCGCTGTCCCACGGGGATCCGCTCGTCATCGTGTCGGAAATGGTGGTCTCTGTGGTCTTCCAATTGGCGGTACGTCCGGGAATGCGTCGTGAGGATATTCGGCGTATCGGCACGCATCCGCATGCGTGGGCACAGTGCCGAAACTGGGTGGAAAACACCTTCCCCGGAGCGATCCACGTTCCAGCGACATCCACAGCCGCCGCCGCTGAACTCCTTTCCCAAGGAAACACGAGTTTCGATGCCGCTCTGTGCAACTCGGTGTCCGTTGACACCTACGGTCTCGAAGCCCTATATACGGATGTTGCTGACAACCCGGGGGCGGTGACGCGCTTCGTCCTCGTTGCCCAACCTGGCGTGCTTCCCCCACCGACCGGGGCGGATAAAACAACGATCCAGGTTGCACTGCCCGTCAATGAGTCGGGCGCGCTCCTGACTCTTCTCGAACAATTCGCCGTCCGAGGTGTTGACCTGTCGCGTATTGAGTCACGGCCCAGTGGAGATGGGCTCGGAAACTACACCTTCAGCATTGACATCGTGGGACACATCGCGGAGGAAAGAGTTCAAGCGGCGCTTGTTGGCCTTCACCGCTACTCACCGGAAGTTAGGTTCATGGGGTCATATCCCCGCATTGACGGGATCCGTGCGAACGTGTTGCGCGGCACCCGCGACGAAGACTTCCAAAGGGGGCGAGCCTGGGTGGCTCAACTTCTCCACGGCGGAGACGGTGAACACGTTGACCTGTCGGTGCCCGCTCCTAACTGGCCGCTGGCATAA
- a CDS encoding diacylglycerol/lipid kinase family protein, whose protein sequence is MLFTMCFWILVVLVLVIGTVFLSRFLHQREAAQAARRAAMLTPRIAQDPQRGRPRPWIIANPSKHASTEDYEHFKEQVNATAAELGIPHVHWLDTSVEDPGTGQAIRALKLGASVVIAAGGDGTVRAVAAGLAGSAVRMGIIPVGTGNLLARNLALPIDDVPAAVRVALGPDHRMLDIGWVRVDEVEDEAELPPEGRLVLQAREREGLDNQGTEGGEGAASQRTQPEDLPQPDEYSFVVISGIGFDGETMAHTDADLKKKVGWLAYVVSGISSMTSDQMHVRLTMQSPHESHPDWYSHPDVLPPNTDTSASVSTISGDEDEVTTELTARSVMFANCGELPFITLAPDAQLDDGLIDVIAVDIEAGLLGWADLSRKLVSQGMGLKAENDGFSTGKIAFRQARLASVSVDEPQVVQVDGDAIGTARTVSARIQGHALDIAVPAP, encoded by the coding sequence ATGCTCTTCACGATGTGTTTCTGGATACTCGTCGTCCTCGTTTTAGTGATCGGCACAGTTTTTCTTTCACGCTTCCTCCATCAACGCGAGGCCGCCCAAGCAGCCCGACGTGCCGCGATGCTCACCCCGCGCATTGCACAGGATCCGCAGCGCGGTCGTCCTCGTCCCTGGATCATCGCCAACCCGTCGAAACACGCCAGCACCGAGGACTACGAACATTTCAAGGAACAGGTCAACGCAACGGCAGCGGAACTGGGAATTCCCCACGTTCATTGGCTCGACACATCGGTTGAGGACCCGGGAACCGGCCAGGCCATTCGCGCACTCAAGCTCGGCGCATCCGTCGTCATTGCCGCTGGCGGCGACGGTACGGTGCGCGCGGTTGCCGCCGGACTCGCTGGATCCGCAGTGCGCATGGGAATCATCCCCGTCGGCACGGGTAATCTCCTCGCGCGCAACCTCGCTCTTCCTATTGACGACGTCCCCGCAGCTGTCCGCGTGGCCCTGGGACCCGACCATCGGATGCTCGATATCGGGTGGGTTCGGGTTGACGAGGTCGAAGACGAGGCCGAGCTCCCACCCGAAGGACGACTCGTCCTCCAGGCCCGCGAGCGCGAAGGCCTCGATAATCAGGGCACCGAAGGTGGCGAAGGAGCGGCATCACAACGCACTCAACCCGAAGATCTCCCCCAACCCGACGAATACTCGTTTGTTGTGATTTCAGGAATTGGTTTCGACGGTGAAACTATGGCGCACACCGATGCTGATCTGAAGAAGAAAGTCGGATGGTTGGCGTACGTCGTGTCGGGAATTTCGTCAATGACATCCGATCAGATGCATGTCCGCCTCACAATGCAGTCACCTCATGAGTCACACCCGGATTGGTATTCGCATCCCGATGTTCTTCCCCCCAACACGGATACGTCCGCTTCTGTTTCGACAATTTCAGGAGACGAGGACGAGGTGACCACGGAACTGACGGCGCGTTCGGTGATGTTCGCCAATTGCGGCGAGCTGCCGTTCATTACTCTGGCTCCCGATGCTCAGCTTGATGATGGACTCATTGACGTCATCGCGGTTGATATTGAGGCGGGCTTGCTTGGGTGGGCGGATCTGTCGCGCAAACTTGTCAGTCAGGGGATGGGGCTCAAAGCAGAAAATGACGGTTTTTCCACTGGAAAAATTGCTTTCCGTCAGGCTCGCTTGGCGTCGGTCAGTGTTGACGAACCACAGGTCGTGCAGGTGGATGGCGATGCGATCGGCACCGCCCGTACAGTGTCTGCGCGTATTCAGGGGCACGCCTTGGACATTGCGGTTCCCGCTCCTTAA
- a CDS encoding DedA family protein, which yields MNWSLTAMATDPTLIDTVVGWFKDPETLLVAMGPWVLWGTLAIVFVESGVLFPVLPGDSLLFTAGLLHDRLHLHLPTLVLLTFIAAFLGAQIGYFLGAQYGRRFFSPNARFLKTEYLEKAEHYFDHYGGRSLVIGRFIPFVRTFIPLAAGIARYPYGKFLLYNSVGSLLWGVGITYLGSVLGGIQFVHDHLSLIVMAIVVVSVMPMIIEVLLRKRAAATAGGVDTAGVDTVPEIIDSASLIADTACVETGDEATARQEEK from the coding sequence ATGAACTGGTCACTGACCGCTATGGCCACGGACCCGACGCTCATCGACACGGTCGTTGGGTGGTTCAAGGACCCCGAGACTCTACTTGTCGCTATGGGACCGTGGGTGCTGTGGGGAACCCTCGCGATCGTTTTCGTTGAATCCGGTGTACTTTTTCCCGTTCTCCCCGGTGATTCACTGCTGTTTACCGCAGGACTGCTGCATGACAGACTCCATCTGCATCTGCCCACGCTCGTGCTGCTGACCTTTATCGCCGCGTTCCTCGGCGCCCAGATCGGCTACTTTCTCGGGGCACAATATGGGCGGCGATTCTTTAGCCCCAATGCCCGATTCTTGAAAACTGAGTATTTGGAGAAAGCAGAACATTACTTCGACCACTACGGTGGTCGATCGCTGGTCATCGGGCGTTTCATTCCCTTCGTTCGCACCTTCATTCCACTGGCCGCGGGAATCGCCCGCTACCCCTATGGAAAATTCCTCCTCTACAACTCCGTGGGTTCGTTGTTGTGGGGCGTAGGAATCACCTACCTCGGGTCGGTGCTCGGTGGAATCCAATTCGTCCACGACCACCTATCCCTGATTGTCATGGCGATCGTCGTTGTGTCCGTCATGCCGATGATCATTGAGGTTCTTCTGCGCAAAAGAGCAGCAGCCACAGCTGGGGGAGTTGACACCGCGGGCGTAGACACAGTGCCTGAGATCATAGATTCTGCCTCGCTCATCGCTGACACCGCGTGCGTGGAGACCGGTGACGAAGCGACGGCGCGCCAAGAAGAGAAGTGA
- a CDS encoding lysylphosphatidylglycerol synthase transmembrane domain-containing protein: protein MTIREVPGADEANVADDAPFSPGFAPSLPGPIIFADRTSTRHRRREDLVDIVLAAIGICGVWIIGVFANATTQGVTQDVLQFQLIREVLLLPVTFIEGLVVLAAPIGIVVALALRRRLSTIIRAVGTGLTATLGGWALVYGLSFLPPEFTAPLRMSQVTQANAPAESVIGINVLVITLCAFFTAAGEIDHMRTVRWSWAGLWVVLFLGVMRSTMTLPGAFICVFIGRLFGCLTRWIYGFDDRRATGIDLVNALLSLSIIPSRIIRTDLPTDEDPLQTWLIDNEIVGSPAPSPVSAPLDEEDITGDEDEAAASPPQIPVSSVPRVDVRNTLVQRPYDAGDTEFTVTRRPHPNGNRHYQVWDFRGELLDLVVVDPGRELTGTLRDVWNNIRLRGISRWVSPSLKARVERATLTSLSAGRAHVRTPDMIGVAQAGDSLVSVSRALPPTTRLYDLSDEQITDAMLDEAWLQLKSAHTHAIAHRYLTEDALVVDQAGDVWLINWEQGEVATTDLSRRIDVAQMLTLLAVASSPDRALASARRCLDGHTLASAAPVLQAPILPSSINQEIRRSELLTELRSRLLEEPEASSEELAKIQRFQPRTVVTVGILFLALVVVLGSLNFDEIVTAVTAANPVWMAISFALAALTWVGAAIALRALSTVKLPFAEAFTAQVAASIVTIVAPAGVGPAALNMRYLRQKKIPTALAVATVTIQQLAQLTITVSLLLIVMVVSGASLSVSLPFGMILAIVAGIGIVVGGALLVPKIRRWVWEKIEPTWQQVFPRLLWIGGQPRRILAVVAGNIIMNIGFIGSFWAALTAMGGSLDFASLAITYLASNSLGSVIPSPGGIGPVETALTAGLQVAGVSLSIGLPTAILYRLVTFYGRIPFGWLAMKWMEKRNLI from the coding sequence ATGACGATCCGCGAAGTTCCCGGTGCCGACGAGGCCAACGTGGCCGATGACGCCCCGTTTTCACCGGGTTTCGCCCCCTCCCTGCCCGGGCCCATCATTTTTGCCGACCGCACATCGACGCGCCATCGGCGACGCGAAGACCTCGTTGATATTGTCCTCGCTGCCATCGGCATCTGCGGCGTATGGATCATCGGGGTCTTCGCAAATGCCACGACGCAGGGGGTCACTCAAGACGTTCTTCAATTTCAGTTGATCCGCGAGGTGCTTCTTCTGCCGGTGACTTTCATCGAAGGGCTCGTTGTTCTGGCCGCCCCTATCGGCATCGTCGTCGCTTTGGCGTTGCGCCGCAGACTATCGACGATTATCCGAGCCGTCGGGACGGGACTGACGGCAACCCTTGGCGGATGGGCGTTGGTGTACGGACTATCGTTCCTCCCCCCGGAATTCACCGCACCCCTGCGCATGTCGCAAGTCACTCAGGCAAATGCCCCAGCTGAATCCGTCATCGGCATCAACGTCCTCGTCATCACCCTGTGCGCATTTTTTACCGCTGCCGGAGAAATAGATCACATGCGGACGGTCCGCTGGTCATGGGCGGGATTATGGGTCGTTCTTTTCCTCGGGGTGATGCGCTCAACGATGACTCTTCCCGGGGCCTTTATCTGCGTCTTCATCGGCCGGCTTTTCGGGTGCCTCACCCGATGGATCTACGGCTTCGACGACCGTCGCGCAACGGGCATCGACCTCGTCAATGCGCTGCTGTCCCTGTCGATCATCCCGTCGCGCATCATCCGGACGGACCTTCCCACGGATGAGGACCCCCTCCAGACCTGGCTGATCGACAACGAAATCGTGGGCTCCCCCGCTCCTTCTCCCGTATCCGCCCCCCTCGACGAAGAGGACATCACGGGGGACGAGGACGAGGCCGCCGCATCGCCGCCACAGATCCCCGTGTCCTCTGTGCCGCGTGTCGATGTCCGCAACACCCTCGTTCAGCGTCCCTATGACGCTGGTGACACAGAATTTACGGTGACGCGCAGGCCGCATCCCAATGGGAATCGTCACTATCAGGTGTGGGATTTCCGCGGAGAACTCCTCGACCTCGTCGTTGTAGATCCGGGGCGTGAGTTAACGGGAACTCTGCGAGATGTGTGGAATAACATCCGGTTACGCGGCATTTCTCGCTGGGTGTCCCCCTCCCTTAAAGCACGGGTCGAACGCGCAACTCTGACGTCTCTATCAGCGGGGCGTGCCCATGTCCGAACCCCGGACATGATCGGGGTTGCTCAGGCGGGGGATTCGCTCGTGTCCGTGTCGCGTGCCCTTCCACCAACGACGCGTCTCTACGACCTGTCAGATGAGCAGATCACCGACGCAATGCTTGACGAGGCGTGGCTCCAGCTGAAATCCGCTCATACACATGCGATCGCGCACCGGTATCTCACCGAGGATGCTCTCGTCGTTGATCAGGCGGGGGATGTGTGGCTCATTAACTGGGAGCAGGGCGAGGTGGCAACCACGGACCTGAGTCGGCGCATTGACGTTGCGCAGATGCTCACGCTCCTTGCTGTGGCGTCATCACCGGACCGTGCCCTGGCGTCTGCTCGGAGGTGTTTGGACGGCCATACCCTCGCCTCGGCTGCACCCGTGCTCCAGGCTCCGATTCTTCCGTCGTCGATTAATCAGGAGATCCGTCGCAGTGAATTGCTCACGGAACTGCGGTCTCGCCTCCTTGAGGAACCCGAGGCTTCCAGCGAGGAATTAGCAAAAATTCAACGTTTCCAGCCGCGCACGGTGGTCACCGTGGGGATTCTCTTCCTCGCACTGGTCGTGGTTCTTGGCTCGTTGAACTTCGATGAAATTGTCACGGCCGTGACGGCGGCGAACCCCGTGTGGATGGCGATCTCCTTCGCACTCGCAGCCCTGACGTGGGTGGGCGCGGCGATTGCGTTGCGGGCACTGTCAACCGTGAAACTCCCCTTCGCTGAGGCCTTCACGGCGCAAGTCGCCGCGTCGATTGTGACGATTGTTGCTCCTGCGGGCGTAGGACCAGCCGCGCTCAACATGAGGTATCTGCGTCAGAAGAAGATTCCCACAGCTCTTGCCGTCGCGACGGTCACGATCCAGCAGCTCGCTCAGCTGACCATCACGGTGTCGCTTTTGCTGATCGTCATGGTGGTGTCGGGGGCGTCGCTGTCTGTGTCTCTTCCTTTTGGAATGATTCTCGCGATCGTCGCGGGTATCGGGATCGTTGTCGGTGGAGCACTGCTGGTGCCGAAGATTCGACGGTGGGTGTGGGAGAAAATTGAGCCGACGTGGCAGCAGGTATTTCCTCGACTCCTGTGGATCGGTGGTCAACCCCGCCGAATTCTCGCCGTGGTTGCCGGAAACATCATCATGAATATCGGTTTCATCGGGTCATTCTGGGCGGCGCTCACGGCAATGGGCGGGTCGTTGGATTTTGCGTCCCTGGCGATCACCTATCTCGCGTCGAATTCCCTGGGGTCGGTGATCCCGTCTCCCGGTGGCATTGGCCCTGTCGAAACCGCGTTAACCGCCGGACTTCAAGTTGCGGGGGTCAGTCTGTCGATCGGCCTGCCAACGGCGATCCTCTATCGTCTCGTGACGTTCTATGGACGTATTCCCTTCGGTTGGTTGGCGATGAAGTGGATGGAGAAACGCAATCTGATCTGA
- a CDS encoding DUF6541 family protein, with product MTKRRRAKKRSERFVFLQWWSLGPIALAMLIALFVPGFAWIRTSVRSALVAFGVSPAFTLGILTILSILSDRFGVPWEATKVLPILGMIFIGGCLTWLLVVAKRSGSGRIPSVGTLTASIGPRKPLGAAQLRVRVSTWVTIGVGILLAVMPMVMVANPRDPVQQWDSTFHLNGVHSILDQHSASPFGGLAPLYGGSKVFYPTAWHAFVSLFATSRTVVEAANVSSLLVMVVWVVGVTAFVSVITTSRAAILAAPILAGTLLNMPADSLTMYNQWPHATGLAVVPGIAALSLIVGRRLVLSIHDGGRGIVHLIPLGLFCVIGCIGAIGAHPSSAFTLAIVLGPAAVTSLTSLARRSWSHHSRGRAGVFLAGALLVVIVPCALLLTDSVRAMGNYPRSGIDWPTALARFITPFPPFAQTFSFDILIVIQTVLVLLGIVVMLGLDVRVAGWLGHPHRASSSAIINEDEAGLSPSERIPGQPPRLRWPIVSYVIFALFTLLAYAPDSAVRTFLLAPWYMDPRRIMGSHGLMMVPIMAIGFAACTRWLHGALVGLERLNLSGGGAEHASRPSHGDGAVRRWQVDVVVGMLLISLSFGGSVDSRIWAVNYVYDADHLGKPGMATTAELSMIRRMQLRIPADSLVLGDPIAGAAYVQVIGQHTVVFPQLTTTLADSATRDLLTKHFNEIHTNPQVCDVVRKLGITHFYEDEDGWYYNFLRSSRHPGLYNVDTSTGFELLDEGGSAKIYKITACGDVAGGGHIYK from the coding sequence GTGACGAAGCGACGGCGCGCCAAGAAGAGAAGTGAGCGTTTCGTGTTCCTTCAGTGGTGGTCGCTCGGGCCCATCGCCCTCGCGATGCTCATCGCGCTATTCGTCCCAGGATTTGCGTGGATTCGGACCTCCGTTCGTTCCGCGCTCGTCGCCTTTGGAGTCTCACCCGCATTCACTCTGGGAATTCTGACGATCCTGTCGATCCTCTCCGATCGATTCGGCGTTCCCTGGGAGGCAACGAAGGTACTCCCGATTCTCGGGATGATCTTTATCGGGGGCTGCCTGACGTGGCTCCTCGTTGTTGCCAAACGTTCGGGCTCAGGCAGGATTCCCTCCGTTGGTACGCTGACCGCGTCGATCGGTCCTAGGAAGCCCCTGGGAGCCGCTCAGCTGCGGGTTCGGGTTTCGACATGGGTGACGATCGGAGTGGGAATTCTCCTCGCGGTCATGCCGATGGTCATGGTTGCTAACCCACGAGACCCCGTTCAACAGTGGGATTCAACCTTCCACCTCAACGGCGTCCACTCGATCCTCGACCAGCATTCTGCCTCCCCTTTCGGTGGTCTCGCTCCTCTTTACGGTGGATCAAAGGTCTTCTACCCGACGGCATGGCATGCTTTCGTTTCACTCTTCGCCACCTCTCGCACGGTCGTTGAAGCAGCGAATGTGTCATCCCTGCTGGTGATGGTCGTTTGGGTTGTTGGCGTGACGGCTTTTGTTTCGGTGATCACGACGTCACGTGCGGCAATCCTTGCAGCTCCGATCCTCGCGGGCACGCTGCTCAATATGCCCGCCGACTCCCTGACGATGTACAACCAGTGGCCACACGCCACCGGGCTTGCAGTTGTTCCCGGAATTGCGGCCCTCAGCCTGATCGTCGGTCGCCGACTGGTCCTCTCCATCCACGATGGTGGACGCGGGATCGTTCATCTGATTCCGCTGGGTCTGTTCTGCGTCATCGGATGCATCGGTGCGATCGGGGCTCACCCGTCATCGGCGTTCACTCTTGCGATCGTCCTCGGCCCTGCGGCGGTCACCTCGCTGACGTCCCTTGCGCGCCGTTCCTGGTCGCACCATTCCCGAGGACGTGCCGGCGTATTCCTTGCCGGTGCACTCCTCGTTGTGATTGTCCCCTGCGCCCTGCTCTTGACCGACAGTGTCCGGGCGATGGGGAATTATCCGCGTTCGGGCATCGATTGGCCGACGGCGCTGGCACGTTTCATCACTCCCTTCCCACCCTTCGCTCAGACCTTCAGCTTCGACATCCTCATCGTCATTCAGACGGTGCTTGTGCTGCTGGGGATCGTGGTCATGCTGGGTCTTGACGTTCGGGTGGCTGGGTGGCTGGGTCACCCTCACCGGGCGTCGTCCTCGGCCATCATTAACGAGGACGAGGCCGGACTTTCTCCTTCCGAACGAATTCCTGGGCAGCCCCCGCGCCTGCGATGGCCGATCGTTTCCTACGTGATTTTTGCACTTTTCACTCTTCTGGCCTACGCCCCCGACTCCGCTGTGCGCACGTTCCTCTTGGCACCGTGGTACATGGATCCGCGGCGAATCATGGGGTCGCACGGTCTGATGATGGTGCCGATCATGGCGATCGGATTCGCAGCATGCACGCGGTGGCTGCACGGAGCGCTCGTGGGGTTGGAGCGTCTCAACCTGTCCGGTGGAGGCGCCGAACATGCCTCCCGTCCCTCACATGGGGACGGTGCGGTGAGGCGATGGCAGGTGGATGTCGTCGTGGGGATGCTCCTCATCTCCCTGTCCTTCGGTGGATCCGTGGATTCGCGGATCTGGGCTGTCAACTACGTGTACGACGCCGATCACCTGGGTAAACCGGGAATGGCAACGACGGCTGAACTGTCAATGATTCGCCGGATGCAGCTGCGAATTCCCGCGGATTCTCTGGTGCTTGGTGATCCGATTGCAGGAGCTGCTTATGTGCAGGTCATCGGTCAGCACACGGTAGTGTTCCCCCAGCTGACCACGACGCTTGCCGACAGTGCAACCAGAGATCTTCTCACCAAGCATTTCAACGAAATCCACACGAATCCGCAGGTGTGCGACGTCGTGAGGAAACTGGGGATCACGCACTTCTATGAGGACGAGGACGGGTGGTATTACAACTTCCTTCGATCCTCTCGACACCCGGGCCTATACAACGTTGATACGTCAACAGGTTTCGAGCTTCTTGACGAGGGCGGAAGCGCGAAAATCTATAAGATCACCGCATGCGGAGACGTCGCAGGCGGAGGACACATCTACAAGTAG